A stretch of Phoenix dactylifera cultivar Barhee BC4 chromosome 16, palm_55x_up_171113_PBpolish2nd_filt_p, whole genome shotgun sequence DNA encodes these proteins:
- the LOC103713681 gene encoding uncharacterized protein LOC103713681, whose product MASLPRQVQHPRRLFELLEEQQEPFLLDVYLLENGYSDRALRSQATVLCWPGSACRSLLRLSSHGCKRKRGGVLRCILNNFLHRKVIWKALSWEGTARENGRRGVFEMGTESHVADFHRLSSSSAVNEGELDGEVQWKVLEDSNQPSPVSVLELHSDEASPVRNHSPSSNLTKETEEASWVGLEELLGSASLLSQHAKTKTESNESHQLLLDCVRELEEGIWGSHECLSPERPKRTIKEHIFSWEKLRGDLADITQLVDLEVSKCREEWRHFQPEIREIGIEIEAVIFEEIGEEIALDMLDFQCTSKRL is encoded by the exons ATGGCCTCTCTCCCCAGACAAGTGCAGCACCCAAGGAGGCTCTTTGAGCTGCTAGAAGAACAGCAAGAGCCTTTCCTGCTGGATGTCTACCTCTTGGAGAATGGGTATTCGGACAGGGCATTGAGGTCTCAGGCCACAGTCTTGTGCTGGCCTGGGAGTGCTTGCAGGAGCCTACTTAGGCTTAGCAGCCATGGCTGCAAGAGGAAGAGAGGTGGTGTTCTAAGGTGTATACTAAATAATTTTTTGCATCGAAAGGTAATCTGGAAGGCTTTGAGTTGGGAGGGAACAGCTCGTGAGAATGGAAGACGTGGGGTCTTTGAGATGGGAACAGAGAGTCATGTTGCAGACTTCCATAGATTGTCGAGTTCCAGTGCTGTCAATGAAGGGGAATTGGATGGAGAGGTCCAATGGAAAGTTTTGGAGGACTCCAACCAGCCGAGTCCTGTTTCAGTGCTTGAATTGCATTCTGATGAAGCCTCTCCGGTTCGCAACCACT CACCGAGTTCtaatttaacaaaagaaactgAGGAAGCTTCTTGGGTTGGTTTGGAAGAGCTTCTTGGGtctgcttctcttctttctcagcATGCAAAGACCAAGACGGAGTCGAATGAATCACACCAACTTCTGTTGGACTGTGTGAGGGAGCTGGAGGAAGGGATTTGGGGCTCTCATGAATGTTTGAGCCCAGAGAGACCTAAAAGGACAATTAAGGAGCACATATTTTCCTGGGAGAAGCTGAGAGGAGATCTGGCTGACATAACCCAGTTGGTAGATTTAGAAGTCTCAAAGTGTAGAGAAGAATGGAGGCATTTCCAACCTGAGATTAGAGAGATTGGAATCGAGATAGAAGCTGTAATCTTTGAAGAGATTGGTGAAGAGATTGCGTTGGACATGCTAGACTTTCAATGTACATCAAAAAGGCTGTAA
- the LOC113463145 gene encoding basic leucine zipper 8-like: MLSLDEIFSFPFPAFDEGSGSTSWAEPAQTTETGPEEPDRAALSLAEERRRRRKISNRESARRSRMRKQRHLEELRSLGAQLRSENRSLADRLVATVDRCLIFRHENNRLLAESAALRRRLSDLLLLRQHHLLSSPPPPPPSSSPPPPPAVPAAWLIA, encoded by the coding sequence ATGCTGTCCTTGGACGAGATTTTCTCCTTCCCCTTCCCGGCCTTCGACGAAGGCTCCGGCTCCACGTCCTGGGCGGAGCCGGCCCAGACCACCGAAACCGGTCCAGAAGAACCGGACCGGGCCGCCCTCTCGCTGGCCGAGGAGCGCCGGCGGCGGCGCAAGATCTCGAACCGCGAATCCGCCCGCCGCTCGCGCATGCGGAAGCAGCGCCACCTTGAGGAGCTCCGGAGCCTGGGCGCCCAGCTCCGCTCTGAAAACCGATCCCTCGCCGACCGCCTCGTCGCCACCGTCGACCGATGCCTCATCTTCCGCCACGAAAACAACCGGCTACTCGCCGAGTCGGCCGCCCTCCGCCGCCGTCTCTCCGACCTCCTCCTGCTCCGCCAGCACCACCTACtctcctctcccccgccgccgccgccgtcgtcgtcgccgccgccgccgcccgcgGTGCCCGCCGCGTGGTTAATCGCTTGA